The following is a genomic window from Armatimonadota bacterium.
CGAGGATTGCGATTATCGCAATCACAACCAGCAACTCGATCAGGGTGAAGCCGCGATTCTTCCGCATATGACCTGCCTCCTTTTTCGTCATGCGAAAGCCGTTTGCTCACCGACCAGATATGACAGCTCGATGCCCTGTAGTCTTCCTCACCTCCTTGCGGGCGCATAGTCGCGCAGTTGTTCCGTTTCATGCCAAGCCAAATGCGGCCGCGTGAAACGCCTGCCGCAACCGCGGATAGGTCGCCTGGCGCATGCGTGACACGCTTGGTCGCATCGGCGCGAGAACCGACGCTTGCTCCGATTCGGCCGCTTCAGCCGTATTCCGAGTTGGATTGCCGCTCGGAGCGGCCCACTAAGGGAAGAGGTTCACCATTTGGCGGCGACTTCCCTGCACGTCTCCGACGCGGTTGTGGCTTTTCTGCCCGGTTGGGTTTCTTGCGGCACCACGGCCTCTAGGGGGCTGGATAAAGGGTGAATCCTCGCCCAGAAGCACGGACTCCGATGACTTGGGCTTCGGTCCGGGGCGGATCCGAGCGGGTGTGAGCGGCGTAGCTGTGCATGGCGGAGTCATGGTACGATGTGGCTGCCAGGGAACTGAGAAGCGACGGATTCCGTTGCGCGTGAGGTGCGGGGAGAAGGAGGCTGTGAAATGGGTGATGACTGCAAGGCCCCTAAGGCGGTCACGACGTGCTCTCGGCCGGAGATACCGCTGTGGTGTATCGGCTGGCTGTTCACGATCGGGTATCTCAAGCTGACGTTCTGGAAGGCGGTGCTCGCGCTCGTCATCTGGCCGTACTACATAGGGGTCGCTGTGAGATGACGCGGGGCAGGTGAGTCGCACGATGGGGCAGCGGGGTGCCGGAAGCGTCGGGCCTCAGCGCTCCTAAGACCAATCAGGGAAGCGGATCACGGGCCAGCCGTGATGTGTCTCGCTTCGAGTCTTGATTGACCCCGCGTATCCTGTGGTGATGCTCACGGCGAGTGGAAACGGCCCGACCTGGAGCGCTCTTCCCCGCGCGGGAGACGGAGGATGGGGTGGTGGGCCGTGCATGATAGAAGCGATAACCTTTCCGCCGGTGGGGATCGAGGCTGAGATCGTGGTTGCCGGGTGGTCGCGGGCGCGCGCTTGGCGCATAAGGAAAGGAAACCCGGTCGCTTGACCGTCGTCTCTGGCGCCAAGCGGGCTAAGATCGCTGGTTCGAATCGCGGCAAGCTCGCCCGCGCAGCGCGCGAACCGTCACCAGCCACCAGCCCGCCACCAGGCTCTGCCAGCGACTGGACGCACCAGCCGGCGCACACGCTTGACGCGTGCCGAAGACTCCGCTACTGCGGCTGCAGGCTGAAGTTGACGTAAGTTGTATTGCCGGCGGTGACGATGACGCCCTTCTTCGCCTGTGGCAGGTAGCCGGGCCGGCTCGCCTGCATAACGTAGGTCCCCGGCGGCAGGTCGGCGTTGATCTCATAGATTCCCCACGGGGCGGTGGTCGTAGTCGTCGCCCAGATGATACCCCCGCTGCGGGCGAATACGGTCGCCCCGATGAGGTTCGCGCCGGTCACCCGGTTCTTCACCTGCCCTTTAAGCTTGCCAGACACCGACAGGTTGAAGTTGACGTAGGTATAGGCAGCTTCGGATATCGTAATGTTATGCTTAGTCTGGCGGACATAACCGGCCTTGGAGGCGACCGCAGTGTAGGTGCCCGCCGCCAATCCGCCCACTTGGTAGATGCCCCTTGCATCAGTGGTCGTCGTTGCCCTAAGCACATCCGCCTGATACACCTTCACCGTCGCACCCGCTAGGTTCGTCGTTGTGCCCGCCTGTCTGACTTGTCCCTTCAGGAGCGGGTCCAGATTGAAGTTCACGATGCTCGTCGCACCCGCGGTGACGACGATTCCCTTCTTGGCCTGCGACAGGTAGCCGGGCTGGCTCGCCTGCATAACGTAGGTCCCCGGCGGCAGGTCGGCGTTGATCTCATATACGGCCCAGTCCTTGGCTCTGGTCTTCGCCCAGGTGATGCCGCCGCTGCGCGCGAAAACGGTCGCGCCGGGCAGGTTCCTGCCCGTGGTCCTGTCCTTGACCTGGCCCTTGAGTCTGCCCGAAACGGCCAGGAAGAAGTTGCGGTTCGTTACGCTGCCGGCGGCGATCGGCACGTCAAGCTTGAACTGTCGGACGTAGCCCGCGTGGGAGGCTACCGCATCGTAAGTACCATCCGGGAGCCCGCCGATCCGATAGATGCCGCCACCGTCGGTGTTTGCGCTAGCCTTTAGCACATTGCCCTGATAGACGCGCACCGTCGCCCCGGCGAGGTAAGTGGTGGTGCCCGCTTGGCTTACCTGCCCCGTCAACTGCACAGGGTAAAGGTTGAAATTGACGTATTGGCCGTCCTGGCCCGGCGTAATCCGCACATCGGACTTGCTCTGGTTGCCATAGCCAGCCTTGCCTGCCGTCAGAACGTACGCGCCAGGCAACAGGTTTGGCACTGAGTACAACCCGGTGAGCCCCGTCACGTCCGAGCCCTTCAGAGTCCCCTCTTGACGCGCTTCGACTGTCGCGCCAGGAAGGTTAGTGGTCGTGCCGCGCCGGCGCACCTGGCCAGCCACGTCGCCGCGGCCGCCGCCGACCACAAGGCCCCATCCGTTATCCGCCACGTAGGCGTACCCGCCCGCGACCGCTACACTGTAGACATTGCCCGGCGTGTCTAAGTAACCGACCTCGACCGGCGCCGCCGGGTTCGTGATGTCAATCACCCTGAGACCGGCATTATAATCCCCGACGTAGGCGTACCCGTCCGCGACCGCCACTCCCACGGCCAGGCTTGGCGTGTCTAGGTAACCGACCTCCACCGGTGCCGCGGGGTTGGAGGTGTCAACCACTGTTAGACCAAACCAATCCGCGACGTAGGCGTACCCGTCAGCAACCGCCACCCCATAGGTGTACCCAGGCGTGTCACAAGAGCCCACCTCGAGGGGCGCCGCGGGGTCGGAGACGTCAATCACCCGCAGGCGGCCATATACATCCGCGACGTAGGCATACCCGCTCGCCAGTGCTATGCCATAGGCCAAGTCAGGCGGGTGGCAGGAGCCGACCTCGACCGGCGCCGCGGCGTTCGAAACGTCGATCACGCGCAGTCCGCTGGCACCATCCGCGACGTAGGCATACCCGCCCGCAACCGCCACATGATAGGCAGTGCCCGGCGTGTCAAGAAAGCCCACCTCCAGGGGCGCCGCGGGGTCGGAAACGTCAATCACCCGCAGGCCGGCAGACCCANNNNNNNNNNNNNNNNNNNNNNNNNNNNNNNNNNNNNNNNNNNNNNNNNNNNNNNNNNNNNNNNNNNNNNNNNNNNNNNNNNNNNNNNNNNNNNNNNNNNCCACGGCGCACGATCTGGTCGCGCCCGGCGAACTGGAGGCGCTCAAGCGCAGAGACTTGCGCGCGCTGGACGAGGGAATCCGCGTGACGTTCATGCCGGTATTCTGGGCGGTCGGCCGCAAGGGCACGTGAGGCCGTGCCTCGTCGGCGGAGATCCGATCGGCGCGCGGAGCGGCAGCGGAGGTCAGAGTGACGGAGAAACCCAAGGTCGCCATCGTTGGGGCGAGCGGCATCGGCAAGCATCACGGGAAATGGTACGCCATGGAAGGCTGCGAGGTCGTCGCCTTTGTCGGGACCTCGGCGGAGTCGGTGGCCCGGACCCAGGAAGCGATGGCGCAGATATTCGACTTTCAGGGGCAGGGATACACGGACATCAGCCGGATGCTGGCGCAACACGAGTTGGACGCGGCCAGTGTGTGCAGTCCGCATCAACTCCACCGCGAGCACTCCCTGGCCTGTCTCGAGGCCGGGGCGCACGTGTTGTGTGAGAAGCCCCTGGTGTGGGACGTCGCCAAGTCGCCCGAGGATGTGCTGGCGGACGCCAAATCCATGATCTCGGCCGCCGAGCGAGTGGGCCGCATGCTCGCAGCCAACACGCAGTATGTGGCCGCCATCAAGCCGTACCTCGCGCTCTACGAGCAACACCGCGGACCGCTGAACCGATGCGAGCGTCTCGATTTTCGGATGGAGTCGAAGGGCGGCGCGAGCGGCCCCAACCAATACGACGAGATCTGGATAGACCTCGCGAGCCATCCGCTGAGCCTGATGCTCAGGCTGCTGCCGGGCGCGATGTTCGTCGCGGACTCCGCTGACTGCGTGATCCGGCGCGACGAGGTCGTAGCCGTGTTCGCGATGGAACTGCCGGGCGGTGAGCGCTGCCCGGTGACGATAGAGCTGCGCAACGTCTACGACGGCCCGATGGTGCGCCGGCTTGGCGCCGACGGCTTCACGGCTGACCTCTCGGGCGCGAATGACGAGCGCGGCATCTATCGAACTCACGTCACCGTCGGTGACGAGCGGGTGGTGTGCGAGGACCTCGTGCACACCTCGGTGCGGCGGTTCGCGGAGGCGGTGCGAGGCGAGGGCGGACCCCTCGCGACGGCGGCGGAGGCGTACGCCAATCTCGAGATCCAACTTGCGTTGTACGGGGCGGCGCGTCGGGAATAGGCCACGCCGCAGTCCGCGCGCGGGGCTGCCGCATCGCGGCCGTCGCTGGACGGC
Proteins encoded in this region:
- a CDS encoding carboxypeptidase regulatory-like domain-containing protein, which gives rise to GSAGLRVIDVSDPAAPLEVGFLDTPGTAYHVAVAGGYAYVADGASGLRVIDVSNAAAPVEVGSCHPPDLAYGIALASGYAYVADVYGRLRVIDVSDPAAPLEVGSCDTPGYTYGVAVADGYAYVADWFGLTVVDTSNPAAPVEVGYLDTPSLAVGVAVADGYAYVGDYNAGLRVIDITNPAAPVEVGYLDTPGNVYSVAVAGGYAYVADNGWGLVVGGGRGDVAGQVRRRGTTTNLPGATVEARQEGTLKGSDVTGLTGLYSVPNLLPGAYVLTAGKAGYGNQSKSDVRITPGQDGQYVNFNLYPVQLTGQVSQAGTTTYLAGATVRVYQGNVLKASANTDGGGIYRIGGLPDGTYDAVASHAGYVRQFKLDVPIAAGSVTNRNFFLAVSGRLKGQVKDRTTGRNLPGATVFARSGGITWAKTRAKDWAVYEINADLPPGTYVMQASQPGYLSQAKKGIVVTAGATSIVNFNLDPLLKGQVRQAGTTTNLAGATVKVYQADVLRATTTTDARGIYQVGGLAAGTYTAVASKAGYVRQTKHNITISEAAYTYVNFNLSVSGKLKGQVKNRVTGANLIGATVFARSGGIIWATTTTTAPWGIYEINADLPPGTYVMQASRPGYLPQAKKGVIVTAGNTTYVNFSLQPQ
- a CDS encoding Gfo/Idh/MocA family oxidoreductase, yielding MTEKPKVAIVGASGIGKHHGKWYAMEGCEVVAFVGTSAESVARTQEAMAQIFDFQGQGYTDISRMLAQHELDAASVCSPHQLHREHSLACLEAGAHVLCEKPLVWDVAKSPEDVLADAKSMISAAERVGRMLAANTQYVAAIKPYLALYEQHRGPLNRCERLDFRMESKGGASGPNQYDEIWIDLASHPLSLMLRLLPGAMFVADSADCVIRRDEVVAVFAMELPGGERCPVTIELRNVYDGPMVRRLGADGFTADLSGANDERGIYRTHVTVGDERVVCEDLVHTSVRRFAEAVRGEGGPLATAAEAYANLEIQLALYGAARRE